The genomic interval AACGAGTGTTATTGTACATGCTTTTGAACCTATAACTACAACCATTGTGGCAGGAGCCGGCATAGCCGCTTTCGGAAACCATTTGTACAATTATATATTTGAGACTTGTAATCAACACTGGATCGGTTTCAACGCGACTGGTAAGCACAAACGAGCCAAATAGATCATGTAGTTTAATAATTGAGTGTATAAACATTATTATGGGTGGTTTTCCGATTGACTATCTTTagctaatttattatttatttatctatattttTACTGTATAGTGTAGTTTCTGTTTCGATTTCCGAGTCGGTTTCCAATCTAGAAACTAATCAGGACAATACCTAAACTTCTATTCAATGTGTGCTTCATCTATATGCTTGATTTGCTCCTGATCTGgacattaaatgttatttttgttaGATTATAGTGAGTAAAGGATGGATGTGAATGAAAGAGTGCATACTGACAAGTCAAAAGCTCTTGGTTTTCATGTGTTGTTTGATTTTCCTTAATCGTGGGACAAAATATGAAGGAATATCTGATTGGACTGTTTACGTTGGAGTcgaacaaattttttttttcacaaatcaTTTACCCAGTACACAAATCATTTACTGAGTACACGCGTAAGATGATTACATAAGTAGCTGAATCTTGAATAGCTTCTTATAGGATGTACAGTACATTCCATTGGGTGTAGCAGCCTGCAGCCATATTTCATACATTGTCCAGTCTATTTGGAACTTATCTACTGTTCATCATCACCTCCACATATAGTGTGTTGTTGCGTAATGGCCCGTAATTCTCTCGTTTTAAGGTCTTGAAGTGGATCTGCAGAGCAAGCTGATTGGCCAGCATGTAGCATCCCGTGTCATCCTCAAAGCTGTGACTGGCTTCATGAACAACGAAAACCCGAAGAAGCCCCTTGTCCTCTCGCTGCATGGCTGGACCggcacaggaaaaaactttgtcAGTCAGCTAATTGCCAAAAACATTTACCAACGTGGAATGACGAGCGGATTTGTGCACTTGTTCACTGCCACGGCACACTTCCCGCATGAAGCGGATCTGGACTCGTACAAGGTACTCCACAAGTTCAACCCATTAATCCTGACAAACAACACTTAAATCTGTAACCGtaccaaaaatgtttttaggCACCGTCCAACTTTATGTGCTTGGCACAATCTCTCCGATaaacatggggaaaaaatttgagtttgccagtttattagataGGTGTATATAGTGTCTAAATGCATCCTTTGGCATTTAGAACAGTAAGAATTGTAAGAACCAGGGcatagtaacacacacacacacacacaatcatgtcAGTGTCATGGCTTTGTTGAGAGCAGTTCACCACCCAAAATAATATACACTGAttagccataatattaaaaccactgacaggcgACATGAACAAcgttgattatcttgttacaatggctatattgggatatattaggcagacAGTGAACAGTCAATTCTgctgtgttggaagcagggaaaatggtCAAGCGTAAGGATccgagcgactttgacaagggccgaattgtgatggctagacggctgggtcagagcatctccaaaacagcaggtcttgtgggatgtTCCCAGTATGCggtggttaatacctaccaaaagtagtccaaggaaggacaatcgATGAATCAGCGACAGGGTCATAGGTGCcaaaggctcattgatgcatgttgggagcgaaggctagcccgtctgttcccgtgctgacccctgtcccacaccgaaagcacctacgatgcgcacgtgagcatcagaaccggaccatggagcaacagaagaaggtggcctgtcagtggtctctttcagcaggataacgcaccaaacactgttcaggaacggtttgagaaacatgacaaagGGTTCCAGTTTAAATTCCCCAGATCAGATTTATGCAAATCCTTTACGTAAACGTCTCGgtgcacaccttcagaggtcttttAGAGTTCATGCCTCGACTGTctgagctgttttggtggcacaaggaagacctacacaatattaggcaggtggttttaatgttctggctgacCGGCGTATACGGTTGCTATACGGAGTACGGGTGTGCTGACAGATTGTGTGTAGCAACAGATCAGTAACAGTATCCGTGCTTCTTCACGAAACAGCATGGCGTGCCACATACTGGCAATAATGTGTGAGAATATCGAGAACCCAAGGCTCTTCTCTCCGCATGAGTACATGCGTCGctttcccattaaaaaaaacttgaccTGTGAACGTAGGAGGAGTTTCTCTGACGGTTATCACGTGGTGACTCGATGGAAACGAGTACTATTTGAAATTCAAATAAAGGAAATTTGAAATAGGTATATCTCATTTTAATGTCAAAATGCTTATAGTGCTTTTGTTCAATccgattcagttttatttgtatgacgcttttaacaatggacattgtctcagagcagctttaccTGCATGTTTACCTGCCATTATATCACTGCCGTCCAAATGAGACACGGGCTGTATTTAGGGAATAGAATGCCTACTACTGCAGTCTAATGTTTCTACTTCttgtcacgtgtgtgtgtgtgtgtgtgtgtgtgtgtgtgtgtttgtgtagtccCAACTGCAGCGGTGGATAAAGGGCAACGTGTCCGCCTGCCCACGCTCCATGTTCATATTCGACGAGATGGATAAGATGCACCCGGGCCTGATCGACAGCATCAAGCCCTACTTAGATTTTTACGAAACTCTAGACGGAGTCTCCTACCGCAAGGCCATCTTCATCTTTCTAAGGTCTCTAACGCCATCATCGTGTAGAAGAAATGATTTACTTTTGTTAGGTCACAAACGCTGGTGCTCATGCCATGCTAATCACACTGGCGTTTATTCGCCGAGCGGACgcgtttatccaaagcgacttacagatgaggaaatacaagtaaaGCGAGATATcgagcggagaacaatacaaggaGTGCTACTGTActagatttataattgagttctagagaagcgaAATGCAccgagtagaggtgtaagagccagtgggGTGggttaagtgctcacggaagagctgggtctttagctgaagagagatgtgagagattctgcggtccggattgaggccGGAAGTTCATTCCGCCACcggtttgaaggttctggaaagggatcttgggccacactgagtaggcactactaagcgccGGTTGTTAACCGATGGCAGATTCCGTTAgcgaacgtaagccttcaggagagtgttgaggtagggtcTGTCCCAGATAAAGTCTtttacgtgagcatcaaggccttgagtTTGATACGGGcggatacaggaagccagtggagggagatgtgGACAGTGGTAGCTCCGTGGTTAGGACGGTGGACtcctgattggaaggtcgtgagttcaattcccagcactaccaacctaccactgttgggcccttgagcaaggcccatcaccctcaactgctcagttgtataaaatgaaataaaaaaaactgtaagtcgctctggataaggataaGCGTGTctgtcaaatgccataaatgtaagaTGAAGCGGGGTGTggcatgggtccttttgggccggttgaagacgaggcgcgctaaTGTCAACGCTATTACAAGTGctgtaacacatttttaaataaacgaaacaTTTTAGCAAGACAATTTAATATAATGTTGTTGTTCAGACGGTATGAGTTTTGAtgggtttgggggtttttttttttccttttagtaTTAAGCAATCGAGGCATCACAAACGACGCCATAAAcgacattttatggcatttaagCAGTATCTTTAACAGAGAGCACGAGCGAGTCTGACCCGCACAATGACACCATAAATTGTTTTATCAGGTTGTAATGTAGGAACATGGCGGCGTTCCTCTTCTTGCTTTGGTCCTTATTTGTAAAATACGTTCAGGTTTCATGTTTGTTATTTAGCatgaaaacatacagtatcaGTACAGTATCTCACGGTTATCAGATTTTCGCTGTCAGAGTATTGTTTTGAGTACGTTATTGGACAAATATCAATATAACTACATCCCTATGTATGACCCATCAGAGATTAAGAATTGTTGCATAAAActtaattcattttttaaaaaataaaaatgaactgtCATGAGCAGCATATTTGTGTCTCTATTCCATAGTAACGCCGGAGGTGAAAACATCGTGCAGGTGGCGCTGGATTTTTGGAAAGCAGGAAGGGATCGAGAAGAGATCGAGCTGAAGCATTTGGAGACGGCGCTGTCCCTGTCCGTTTTTAACAACAAGAATAGTACGTAGCGCGGGATTCCTGAGCGACCTAACAGAAAAACGTTGGTTCCGTCTTGTTAATCTCGATGAAGCCGTAATCATCCACGGCCAGGGGTGCCCGAGAGCAAAACTggctaaaaaatgtttttgtttgaaagGAATTAGGCTTTAGGAGGAGCAATACATATTAAAGAACGTGACACTTTCCCTGTTTGTGTTTCTCCAGGTGGTTTTTGGCACACTAGCCTAATAGACAAGAACATGGTGGACTTCTTCGTGCCATTCCTCCCCCTGGAGTACAAACACGTGGTGCAGTGCGGCCGAGCCGAGATGATCAGCAAGGGCCTGGAACCCAACGAGGAAGCTGTGGAGCAAATGGCGCGCGACATGAACTATTTCCCACGCAACGAGCGTGTCTTTTCCATGCAGGGCTGCAAGGTTATCTCCAGCAGGCTGGATTTCTACATCTAAACCGAAGGAAACTCAACGCCGCGTGTACGTCCTCTGAAGAACCGAGGCTCGGTTCGAGAGGGAACCGTATCCGCAGTATCCACGGAGGATACTCGCTTCATAAAATCCACCTGAACACTACTCTGATGTCACTCGTCACGTGTATGAGGAGgaagcagtattttttttttattgattgaaATGGTTTCTATTACTTCTGTTTTTAACatgaattaatgaaaaaacGATGCAGGCTTGACTCCTTGTTTTTTAAGGAGGATTCAGGTCTCGTTATCGATTCGGTGGCGGCATGAACGTGTTGAATCTTAAACGGTCATTTTTCATGACCCTATTTTGTGCATTGTCATGCACTCGTAATGAACGAAATACTTTTGTTtggcataattattattattttttttatgtgtgtaaacagaaaaaaaaacagcttaatGTCAAAATCCTATACGGTCTGCCAATTACACCCTTTTATCAAAATCATTtaagaaatgtttacatattttttgCCATTGGTGTCCAGCTCACTGAATCGTTACGCtagagattttaaaatgtatttcccATTAAATTCTTATGAAACCGCAGCAGCCAGGAAGAAGCAGTCCTACCAACAAAGCGTCGTTTCCCAGACATCACTACAGGAAATGTTTATGCGTTGATGTGTTAACGCTCACAGTACTTCcactttataattattataattataattctaATCATGCTTCATGTTCCACATAAGAGGATGTCTTTCCAGCGGAGGAAATGGTCTGAAGATACGTATATGAATGTTTTTGTAGGTCTCAATGATGGTTTGACCGTCCACACTTTTGGTCTcgattgttttttgttcatttgcagTTGCCCTGTGTCAAAAACGTTTCACGAATCTGATTACTTTCACTAAACCTGATAAACTTGATCTTACTCTTTACTGGTGTTCATGAGCTCTATCTCGTCTTGCGATTTACCGCTCGAATCCTCGCTGCCGTATTAGGGACCACTTTGCGGTAACTGTAACCGCTTGACGCGAGTCAGAGTCGCGTCCCCGCCCCTCACAGGGCGCCATAGAGACCGCCCACTTTTTAGCACGTACTTGCTCCTCGGTTATAATTTAGCAGATCCACCTAGTACGTACAACCAACAGGGCCATGAGAATCTCCTGGGTACCTTCTTGTGTGCCTGCATGCTGAGCTTTTCCAATAAAGTCAAAAAGTGGTGCATGACAGTATTTGCAATAAGCAAAGTTTACTTGGCATTTTAAccggggtgtgtagacttttttttatatccactgtatcagTATATACAGAACTGTTTCTAGTGTTTCATTGCTTATGTTGACCTCTGAATTACAGTACTCTACAATTGTCAGGTCATAGCTTTGAACAGATGTATGAATCCCACAAGGTAgaactttaatttgaaaagATCTTTAATACAATCCACGTGTTCCTCTGCACGAGCATAGCCAAGTTTAGTGTTTTCCATGTTCTAACACGCCACTGGTAAGAAGAGCTGCTCAGCTGCGTTAGATCAGGAAAAAGTCACTAAtttggtttagtttaatttccGTCCAGGACTGCACCCCTGACTCTTTTGTGAGCCAGTCAAGGTTGATTTTCCTGCCATATCCTCCTGCGTTTTGGAAGAAAATGTCAATAATTCAATGCCATTGTGGTCCAAAGCTGCACGTACAGCGCACAGTTCGTCAATTCCATTACACCAACAGCACGGCGTTAATGCAGCCATCGTTTTCTGGGTTATTGGTCACCTGTGCATAtttacctgcaaaaaaaaaaaaagtgagaaataTTACAAAACACGTGGATAGTATGATATTCTATTATAATTTCATCAAGATAAAGAAACTTTCTACCATAAACTAGGGCCACATGAATAATTCCCTGTTTGAAACACTATCCTGAATAATCTATACAGGAACAGATGTTCATTATTATACAAATAGAATACAAATCACCTGAAAAGCTCTTCTGCGGGATGCTAcctcattaaatataaatacaaaagaTGAGATGGTTTCACGTATAAATAGGTTTTGTTTTCTAGCTGAATTTTGGGCATGATTTCAACTAGACTTTTCTGTGAAACAAAAATCACTCACCCCAGATGACCTTGCCACCCTGTGTGACCAGACCGAGCTCACTGATGTTGACCTCGATGACTGTTCCCTTGGTGATGACCCCAAGTGTGGTGTAGAGGGGAGAGGAGGGGTTCTTCTTCACACCCAGGATGGGCAGGCAGAATGTAGCCTTCAGCTCTGGGTGAGTTACGTGTGCCTTCTTAAACCTTAGACCCTGTGAGAAGATGGAAACAGAACAGCAGAAGTAGGCTGAGAAAAATGTTAGCAGTGATGCACGAGAACATTCAAATAAAGTTAGGGTTAGAATTTAACATGGCCAATAATTATACTATTACAATTAAACTAGccaaaagatcaaaagtataACTctacacaagtgtgtgtgtgtgtgtcttaccatCGGCCTGATGAAGCGCTCGTATTTTGGTGGTTTGCGTGTAAAGCCATCTCCAACGAAGCACACTTTGGTCACCATTCTCTTCCAGGCTTTCTTTTGCCTCTTTCCGGTTCGGATCaccttcagaacctccgtctcaCCCTGAGCACGCACTTTGGGAAGAGGGACCTCCCACTTTccctacaaacaaacaacacaaatatgTTGTCGTGAACAGACCACACgctgcaaaaacaaaactataataGCAACACTGAACCCAAGAGATAAACTCATTGTATGACACGGGCCTGTTTTAACCATGTCTTTCTAGACAACAAACATAAGGAGCATGCTGTTTTATCTATACCAGTACAGCACAACACAGCCATTTCAGCTATACGCATCTCAGCATACTGCCTTACTACTTACTACAATTCCACCTAATTAACCCAACTGACAGCCCCTGATTGGACAGTGTGTCATTTTACAACACGTGATTGGATAGAACTTACAGctttctccttcctcttctgTTTGATCATGTTAGACAGAACTTTGGCACGAGACTGGCCCTCTCTGTCCAGCAGATAAGCTGGAACTGCTCCTTCTGGTGTCTTGTCATCGTCTTTCTGTTTGGTTCTTCTTTGTTGGTGCATCTTAATTCTGCAGGCAAAACATAACGCGAATGTTATCCATGATCAGTTTTGCTcaaatcattttcatattcatgcaTCGCGAGTTTTCAGTACACCGTTCTGCTTTTGACAAACTCcgtattgtaaaaaaaacaaaacaaaaacaaacattcatgGCTACGTGTGCGTTAGGCtgagttcacactacacgacttgcTCTCTTGTCATCAGGAGTCATGAAGTTGTTGTGGTGTTCGCACTACGTGATTGCTCGGCGTCAGATTCCCcgagatgtttttttaaacagtatcaaaggagttcccacctacactggactcttatcggaatatttcgctccaagtcataaATAAAACGTTCGCTTTCTAACGAAAGACGTGAACAcgttggcacgattatatttttgtctacggcaccgatttcaaacatttaatcacacaccttcaggtcaaaaggtttttaaaatcatgagaaacatttcagtcgagtgtccgcAAACTTTCGATGGGTagcgtatgtatgtatatatatttcctcACACAGCTGATTAAAGAATCGTGATCTCGACTCTAAGCCAAAAACATCCCGTTTCTTATTTCAGTAAGAATCGCGTAAAGCACGACACCGCAAACTCTCCACGGCACTGAAGCATGAAACGTTTCTTTTTTGGCTGATACTTGGAATCGAAGACGCCTCACGCATGTATACTCACGTTTTCTTCATCTGGATCTTCTCAGCATGCCTCTGTTTGTTGTACAGTTTGGCTTTCAGACCGATGAGCTTCTTGGCTTTGTGGGAGCGCTCATGCGCCTCACGGCTCTCCTTCTTGCGCTTCCTCTCATGGTGGTCGAGCCGGTAACCGTGGCGCTTACGGTGCAGCTCAATGTGCTCGTTCTGCGGCTGTGGAAAACATGACAGACAAGTCAGATACATTCCGAGGAtgggaaaaataaacaataaatacttATTATCTTAAACCTGTGAGAAATTCCCACTGCATTGCATCCCACTGAGAATGGGACACAGCAAGGACTTAGAGACATCTTCCGGCAAACTGTTCCTCCcagttaatatttaatacagaatTGCACATGTGTAAtgcatcatttatttactgttttattagCGGGGAAAATGTCACGTGTACACAATACTGCGTGCTTAAGTCACAGATCACGTGACAGGTTCAGGACCTGAACCTGTTCACTAATCATCAACTGTTTTAACTGCTGCCTGAATCTAGCACTAACTTACTTCATACAAACttcaaaaagcactgaaagtagttgtttttatttattttattttttttatttgtatttccgCACTCCACCCGAGTgtaaaaaagtttacacacccttaggacaaaatgacactgaaaaaaagcttaaataaaCCACAAAAAGTGTCACAGATGTTCCGTCATTATAGCGAAAATAGTCAAAAGGTGTATGTTAAGATATTAACCGtgcaaacacaaatatatatggTATAAACAGTCGATAATAACTTGATTTAGCTCGCTAGCTTCAACGCAACGCCACCGTATGCGCGTGCCAACCTTCAGCCAACAAATTAGCTTCAATTCTTCTTGGAATTCACAGCTTAAAAGACAGAATATGACTTCTTACCATGTTGTTTGTGGATGTTTACGTATTCAAAAAGAGGTACAAATGTTGCGTGGACGGTTTCCTGTGGTTAAACAGTCGTTACAGAGTCTTATTCGAGCCGTTTGGGTTTCTGATGTTATTTTCCCCAAAGCTCGTGCTTGAAAGGAAGTGCAACATCTAAAAGCGTCCGTCTCTACCATAAACAGGACCCATCCtgtcatgatttaaaaaaaaaggcgtgAACATGTCTGTGATTTTATACGATGATTATTGTGTTGATATGTTAAACATCACAACAagctttgattttattttggctttttaaatatatatataataattttaatttttttttttttgctggagcAGTTTTCTCTCCGGAACCAAATATCACACCGTTGTTCTCTAACGTAACATTTGGCTAAGACACACGTGTGGAGCATGGAAGCTTCGAcgtcaaagaaaaataaacgcTTTTCTGGAGAGGTTTGTACGCGTGTCGTTTCTCGTGCAGAGATACGGTTGATTTAGGGTTTAATATTAGTCACACGTTAACACTCTTTCACATTTCGGACATGGTCTTCGTGGTGTAAACATGTTTTGGGAAAGCAAAAGTGTAACATGagggctgaatcccaaataaTCCCTTATTACCTACGCGCGTGCACTTCATTGTGGATGAAATATTCGACTTCGCACCCTTTGTAGTGCATTATAGTGTCCTATAGGAAGCCATTTGGACATTATCGTCTTTATTCGTCTCTATATAAGGCCATTATTTAGGGCACAGGTTCCCGGTCCTGGACTACCCCCTGCAATGCACAATTTAGTGTCTTCCCAGCTTTAACACACTCATAAAGGACTGTTAATTAGCTTAGTATTTTGAATGAGGTGTGTtgggagcagggaaaacactaaaaataTGCAGGACAGGGAGTATTTCAGGACCAGGGATGTTAAAAAGCTGCTACATGGTATGAAGTAACAGGATGTCTGTTACGCCTTATGTAGTGCACAATATGGAGGAATTCAGTATTTGTACGTTCCGAACAGAAGTCATGGTGTTTTTGTCTAACGTCGTATCGTGTCCTTTAATTTCAGGGCGAAGAAAAAGTCAACTGGAAAAAATGGAAAGCAGAAAGTAGGTAACACTTTGGTACACCTCATGATTTTGAGTGTTCGCTAATAAGAGTGAAAACACTTGGACGGgtctacatttatttgtaatttagaTGATCGTATCGTCTGCGAAAGTAAAGAAGTCAGAAAGGTTGCTTGGTTCCGCTTCGCGTTTGTACCAAGCTGAAACAGAGATGCTACGTCATGCGAGCCTGTGCTTGGCGTTGCAGATGATATGATGCATGTTGTCTATTTCACACACAGAGAACGAACAgaagaagagatggaaagaggCCAAGCTGATGCAGCAGCTGGAGAAACAAAAGCAGACCAAGGAGGAAGAGTTGAAGCAACAGCAATCTcaggaagaggagaaagagaaggcTGAAGGTTTGTATTGGACGCCTCTTGGT from Ictalurus furcatus strain D&B chromosome 18, Billie_1.0, whole genome shotgun sequence carries:
- the nsa2 gene encoding ribosome biogenesis protein NSA2 homolog, whose product is MPQNEHIELHRKRHGYRLDHHERKRKKESREAHERSHKAKKLIGLKAKLYNKQRHAEKIQMKKTIKMHQQRRTKQKDDDKTPEGAVPAYLLDREGQSRAKVLSNMIKQKRKEKAGKWEVPLPKVRAQGETEVLKVIRTGKRQKKAWKRMVTKVCFVGDGFTRKPPKYERFIRPMGLRFKKAHVTHPELKATFCLPILGVKKNPSSPLYTTLGVITKGTVIEVNISELGLVTQGGKVIWGKYAQVTNNPENDGCINAVLLV
- the tor1 gene encoding torsin family 1 isoform X2, producing the protein MKTTASSVLHFMLITSVIVHAFEPITTTIVAGAGIAAFGNHLYNYIFETCNQHWIGFNATGLEVDLQSKLIGQHVASRVILKAVTGFMNNENPKKPLVLSLHGWTGTGKNFVSQLIAKNIYQRGMTSGFVHLFTATAHFPHEADLDSYKSQLQRWIKGNVSACPRSMFIFDEMDKMHPGLIDSIKPYLDFYETLDGVSYRKAIFIFLSNAGGENIVQVALDFWKAGRDREEIELKHLETALSLSVFNNKNSGFWHTSLIDKNMVDFFVPFLPLEYKHVVQCGRAEMISKGLEPNEEAVEQMARDMNYFPRNERVFSMQGCKVISSRLDFYI
- the tor1 gene encoding torsin family 1 isoform X1, whose product is MRLRWILVLCAGWSLMIMKAEAIEPISTSLAVGIAAAITGFLARYPNILYHFQECCRPEWISYNKTGLEVDLQSKLIGQHVASRVILKAVTGFMNNENPKKPLVLSLHGWTGTGKNFVSQLIAKNIYQRGMTSGFVHLFTATAHFPHEADLDSYKSQLQRWIKGNVSACPRSMFIFDEMDKMHPGLIDSIKPYLDFYETLDGVSYRKAIFIFLSNAGGENIVQVALDFWKAGRDREEIELKHLETALSLSVFNNKNSGFWHTSLIDKNMVDFFVPFLPLEYKHVVQCGRAEMISKGLEPNEEAVEQMARDMNYFPRNERVFSMQGCKVISSRLDFYI